A region from the Solibacillus sp. FSL H8-0523 genome encodes:
- a CDS encoding alpha/beta hydrolase, with product MAIIERKVKTGDYETFILEGGVEHKDAVILIHGSGPGANGKANWQFVMDDYAEDFHVIALDLFGFGNTDHPEEYPENGVQWMSVRVKQVLDLMDALNIKKANLIGNSLGGVVATYLNMTAPERFNKIVLMGAGVSLGQPTPELAKLANFHLDPTKENLRNLLSWFVYDLDRMQGFVDQVVEARFEAFQRPEIQRSYRENFTRSTMIEFQIPPTALERMQNEFLLIHGHYDRFVPIQSSLYALDHLPNAELRIFKKCGHWAMIEQREEFLHATKHFFTKDKKEVHS from the coding sequence ATGGCAATCATTGAACGCAAAGTAAAAACAGGCGATTATGAAACATTTATTTTAGAAGGTGGAGTAGAGCATAAGGATGCGGTCATTTTAATCCACGGTTCTGGTCCGGGAGCAAATGGTAAAGCTAACTGGCAATTTGTCATGGATGATTATGCAGAAGATTTCCATGTAATCGCCCTTGATTTATTTGGCTTCGGTAACACAGACCACCCTGAAGAATACCCGGAAAACGGTGTGCAATGGATGTCGGTCCGCGTGAAGCAAGTACTGGATTTAATGGATGCGCTAAACATTAAAAAAGCGAATCTTATCGGGAACTCTTTAGGCGGAGTAGTAGCTACGTATTTGAATATGACTGCTCCAGAGCGCTTCAATAAAATCGTGTTAATGGGTGCAGGTGTATCATTAGGTCAGCCAACACCAGAGTTAGCGAAACTTGCGAACTTCCATTTAGACCCGACAAAAGAAAACTTACGAAACTTGCTGAGCTGGTTCGTCTATGACCTGGACCGTATGCAAGGCTTTGTAGATCAAGTGGTGGAAGCACGCTTTGAGGCGTTTCAACGTCCAGAAATCCAACGTTCTTACCGTGAAAACTTTACACGTTCAACAATGATCGAATTTCAAATTCCACCAACAGCACTAGAGCGTATGCAAAATGAATTTTTATTGATCCATGGCCACTACGATCGTTTTGTGCCAATACAAAGCAGTCTTTATGCTTTGGATCACCTACCGAATGCAGAGCTGCGCATATTCAAAAAATGCGGTCATTGGGCAATGATTGAACAACGCGAAGAATTTTTACATGCCACGAAGCATTTTTTCACAAAGGATAAAAAAGAAGTACATTCTTAA
- a CDS encoding acyl-CoA dehydrogenase family protein: protein MMTLALTERQIEIMNKMQNIAVNVRKRVKETEEIRRIPETTMQELKDSGLMYILRPERYGGLQANVQTYSQVIIELSKACASTGWITSLCAIRDIMVAESFNEKAHLEIFSNNPQNVLFAGVYEPRSCTVRKVEGGYLVEEGHWMFCSGSLHATWGYFGMYTKDENDNILEQLLMTVPFDVMEIEDDWHTLGLRGTGSNAVKMKNVFVPEHRVTSFVKILDGDFQSPHLRDIPLYNSALFPCLILSLGLPGLGVVKEMLDNFKQSLPYRTAQHMGVKMIKDAGSTHYLLATAELKVETAELYFMNLAKSIDEWAAKGEIMPKDLRLKALADIGYANELLSEAVQVILKASGSGFVYDASPMQRLIRDFLTLNSHRSLSPIITRENYGRQLSGLDPNQIRY, encoded by the coding sequence ATGATGACATTAGCACTTACAGAAAGACAAATTGAAATAATGAATAAAATGCAGAATATTGCAGTGAATGTACGTAAGCGTGTAAAGGAAACAGAGGAGATTAGAAGAATTCCAGAAACAACGATGCAGGAATTGAAGGATTCTGGCTTAATGTATATTTTACGTCCGGAACGTTACGGTGGTTTACAAGCCAATGTTCAAACGTACAGCCAAGTCATTATTGAACTATCGAAAGCATGTGCTTCTACTGGATGGATTACATCACTTTGTGCAATTCGCGATATTATGGTGGCGGAATCATTCAACGAAAAGGCCCACTTGGAGATTTTCTCCAATAACCCTCAAAATGTATTATTTGCGGGTGTATACGAACCGAGATCTTGTACGGTCCGTAAAGTAGAAGGCGGTTACCTTGTAGAGGAAGGGCACTGGATGTTCTGTTCAGGTTCACTGCATGCGACTTGGGGTTATTTCGGGATGTACACAAAAGATGAGAACGACAACATTCTAGAGCAGCTGTTAATGACTGTACCATTTGACGTAATGGAAATTGAAGATGACTGGCACACATTAGGTCTTCGAGGTACAGGCAGTAATGCAGTAAAAATGAAAAATGTCTTCGTGCCGGAACACCGTGTAACGTCATTTGTAAAAATCCTGGACGGAGATTTCCAGTCGCCGCATTTACGTGATATTCCATTATATAATTCTGCGTTATTTCCATGCTTAATATTATCTTTAGGCTTACCGGGTCTAGGTGTTGTAAAAGAAATGCTCGATAATTTCAAACAATCACTGCCATACCGTACGGCTCAGCATATGGGCGTAAAAATGATCAAAGATGCAGGGAGTACGCATTATTTATTGGCAACAGCTGAATTAAAAGTAGAGACGGCTGAACTTTACTTTATGAATTTGGCAAAATCAATTGATGAGTGGGCGGCAAAAGGTGAAATCATGCCGAAAGATTTACGATTAAAGGCTTTGGCCGATATTGGTTATGCAAATGAATTGTTAAGTGAAGCCGTGCAAGTAATTTTAAAGGCAAGCGGCTCTGGTTTTGTTTATGATGCAAGTCCAATGCAGCGTTTAATCCGTGATTTCTTAACATTAAACTCCCACCGCTCATTGTCTCCAATTATTACGCGAGAAAACTATGGCAGACAATTATCTGGTTTAGATCCAAATCAAATACGTTATTAA
- a CDS encoding VOC family protein, producing the protein MTNPEISKLGHFGLISTDLEKSLWFFKEVIGLEETEAVDGVHYLRAWGDFEHHTLTIRAGEESRLDHIAWRTKRPEDVDAFAENLQKVGIEIHWVEEGTEKGQGKAFRFQLPSKHTFEIYFDMEKTLASPETRSVLKNQTHKSWNRGVSPRRIDHVNLLSSVPANELSSFMQEHLGFNLREYVEAPDGSYLGAWLSVTPLVHDIAFSFDPHAASTHEVHHISYWLDNAQDLLRAADILKENGIHFKGPGKHGISQAMYIYAIDPGSGVRLEIFTNGYLIFEPDWEPIRWTLDEMSLGFTYWGDQMDNNPENNPTIKA; encoded by the coding sequence ATGACAAATCCTGAAATTTCAAAACTTGGTCACTTTGGATTAATAAGTACAGATTTAGAAAAATCGCTATGGTTTTTTAAAGAAGTAATTGGTCTTGAAGAAACAGAAGCGGTAGACGGTGTACACTATTTGCGTGCATGGGGTGATTTCGAGCATCATACATTAACAATTCGTGCAGGTGAAGAATCTCGATTAGATCATATTGCATGGCGTACAAAACGTCCGGAAGATGTGGATGCTTTTGCTGAAAATTTACAAAAAGTAGGTATCGAAATCCATTGGGTAGAGGAAGGCACTGAAAAAGGGCAAGGAAAAGCATTCCGCTTCCAGTTGCCTAGTAAACACACATTTGAAATCTATTTTGATATGGAAAAAACATTGGCTTCCCCAGAAACACGCTCTGTATTAAAAAATCAGACGCACAAATCATGGAATAGAGGCGTCTCACCACGTCGTATTGACCATGTAAATCTATTAAGCTCTGTACCAGCCAATGAGTTATCTAGTTTCATGCAAGAACACTTAGGCTTTAATTTACGCGAATATGTGGAAGCGCCGGACGGAAGTTATTTAGGTGCTTGGCTGAGCGTTACACCGCTTGTACATGACATTGCGTTCAGCTTTGATCCGCATGCTGCTTCTACACACGAAGTACACCATATTTCTTATTGGCTGGATAATGCCCAAGATCTATTACGTGCAGCGGATATTTTAAAAGAAAACGGCATTCACTTCAAAGGTCCAGGTAAACATGGTATTTCACAGGCAATGTACATTTATGCAATTGACCCTGGTAGTGGCGTACGTCTGGAAATTTTCACGAATGGTTATTTAATTTTTGAGCCGGATTGGGAGCCAATTCGCTGGACTTTAGATGAAATGAGTTTAGGTTTCACTTATTGGGGAGACCAAATGGACAATAACCCTGAAAATAACCCGACAATCAAAGCGTAA
- a CDS encoding V4R domain-containing protein codes for MPGSSYVDKELYTTTNTFGILRKELIESLGIEYAKFFLQRYGWNIGVTHAKEVDYLPLTLTEKLNSAVGYHLASGQITDLLSERVLQLNPDDTVKYMYAKGIWVNSYEVGEHIKHFGESDSCICHTLAGYSSGFTSYLTKKEVYIVEMTCRAKGDEHCAFEMRMLEHWDSETQSDLKKISQSRMIDDLNKTYKELYEEKKHTERVSSFHNNLTLSISQGMNIDQILETIYSTLNVAAIVQDLSFNTHHSIGMTQEQLEFIAEDFIRQMPQTKSGKILIQPIDPMHPSQVDCPTHTRLISPITVQKQIIGYISFIYFSKDTNFKEEMHYVQRSAVSISLCYLNEKSSLEATENIKAFFFEQLLQQQYTSKKSMISRSYLLQIDLNDDFYIGSLGVTKKGIPVNETSTIQKIIQSVIIYLEMHQTSIFITEFQDEIVFLFPKKDDTYDIFQNILKHLQRKFKSLDFRIGLSRVINDIDDIVEAHRQAITSLNINKRDTIVYFENTNILGSLINHQNSDVIVKIALRELEPILSLKPNKRDEFLKTLYTFLNHNGNLNLTMVDLNLSMSGLVYRIQKIEELLERNLRSSKNLFELILLIESLIVLGKIEIE; via the coding sequence ATGCCAGGCTCATCTTATGTGGATAAAGAGTTGTATACTACTACTAATACTTTTGGAATCTTACGGAAAGAATTGATTGAAAGCTTAGGCATAGAATACGCAAAATTCTTTTTACAGCGTTATGGATGGAATATCGGAGTTACTCACGCCAAAGAAGTCGATTATTTACCGCTCACGTTAACCGAAAAATTGAATAGTGCGGTGGGGTATCACCTAGCTTCCGGCCAAATTACGGATCTCCTATCAGAAAGAGTCCTGCAGTTAAATCCCGATGATACGGTGAAATATATGTACGCCAAAGGCATTTGGGTGAACTCTTATGAAGTTGGCGAACATATCAAACATTTCGGTGAAAGCGATTCTTGTATTTGCCATACACTGGCCGGATATTCAAGTGGATTTACCTCTTATTTAACAAAAAAAGAAGTGTATATAGTAGAAATGACTTGTCGTGCTAAAGGGGATGAACATTGCGCCTTTGAAATGCGCATGCTGGAGCATTGGGATTCTGAGACTCAATCTGACCTAAAGAAAATTAGTCAGTCAAGGATGATTGATGATTTGAATAAAACATATAAGGAATTATACGAGGAGAAAAAACATACAGAAAGAGTTTCATCTTTCCATAACAATTTAACACTAAGCATATCGCAAGGGATGAACATCGATCAAATTTTAGAAACCATATATTCAACCCTAAACGTCGCGGCCATTGTGCAGGATTTAAGCTTTAACACTCACCATTCGATTGGCATGACACAGGAACAGCTTGAATTTATTGCAGAAGACTTTATTCGACAAATGCCACAAACGAAATCCGGAAAAATATTAATACAGCCTATAGACCCTATGCATCCCAGTCAAGTTGATTGCCCCACCCATACCCGACTTATTAGCCCTATTACCGTACAGAAGCAGATTATTGGATATATCTCATTCATTTATTTTTCGAAGGACACTAATTTTAAAGAAGAAATGCACTATGTACAACGTTCGGCTGTTTCCATTTCACTCTGTTATTTAAATGAAAAATCAAGCCTGGAAGCGACTGAAAATATTAAAGCATTCTTTTTTGAACAGTTGCTGCAACAGCAATACACATCAAAGAAAAGTATGATCAGCCGCAGTTACCTTCTCCAAATTGATTTAAATGATGACTTTTATATAGGAAGTCTTGGCGTCACAAAAAAAGGAATACCCGTCAATGAAACTTCCACTATTCAAAAAATCATTCAGTCTGTCATTATTTATTTGGAAATGCATCAAACGTCCATCTTTATTACCGAATTCCAAGATGAAATTGTTTTCTTGTTCCCTAAAAAAGATGATACGTACGATATTTTTCAGAATATATTAAAGCACTTGCAGCGGAAATTTAAAAGTTTGGATTTCCGTATCGGATTAAGCCGGGTAATCAATGATATTGATGATATTGTAGAAGCACATCGCCAGGCGATTACTTCATTAAATATTAATAAGCGTGATACAATTGTATACTTCGAGAATACAAATATACTCGGCTCGCTTATTAATCATCAAAACAGCGATGTGATTGTGAAAATAGCACTTCGTGAGCTAGAACCGATTTTATCGTTAAAACCAAATAAAAGAGATGAATTTTTAAAAACTTTATACACATTTTTAAATCATAACGGAAATCTTAACCTTACAATGGTGGATTTGAATTTATCCATGAGCGGTCTTGTTTACCGCATTCAAAAAATTGAAGAATTGCTTGAGCGAAACCTACGCAGTTCTAAGAATCTCTTTGAATTAATACTTTTAATTGAGTCTTTAATTGTTTTAGGAAAAATTGAAATAGAATAA
- a CDS encoding VOC family protein translates to MRPAIAKLGYVALQSSNMEASLHFFQDVIGLELTEQIGDTYYLRAWGDFQHHTLSIAPGETGRVTHIGFRTKRAEDVALFADQLGSKGLEIEHVEAWTTPGIGEAIRFTAPSGHRLELYYEIERPVVEESRRSVLKNQTYKSYNKGASPRRLDHVNLHTDADSSITYKFFTEELGFRINECIETEEGNILAGWMSVTPLVHDVALVSHEKLETTARFHHISYWQDNSGDLLRAADICKEHGLQFIGPGKHSVSQAIYLYVMDPGSGCRVELFTGGYLIFEPDWETVVWRPEERAFGNTYWGDSITGNPLIVPTIDATGVKKTKAVPALEV, encoded by the coding sequence ATGAGACCAGCAATTGCAAAGTTAGGCTATGTAGCTTTACAGTCTTCGAACATGGAAGCATCTTTACATTTCTTCCAAGATGTCATTGGCCTTGAGCTGACAGAACAAATCGGTGACACGTATTACTTGCGGGCATGGGGAGATTTCCAGCACCACACGCTATCTATTGCGCCGGGTGAAACAGGGCGAGTAACCCATATCGGATTCCGTACAAAGCGTGCAGAGGATGTAGCATTATTTGCAGATCAATTAGGTAGCAAAGGCTTAGAAATTGAACATGTCGAGGCATGGACAACACCGGGTATAGGTGAAGCGATTCGTTTTACTGCCCCATCCGGACATCGTTTAGAGCTCTACTATGAAATTGAAAGACCGGTAGTGGAAGAAAGCCGTCGCTCTGTACTGAAAAATCAAACGTATAAATCATACAATAAGGGCGCTTCTCCCAGACGTCTGGATCATGTCAATCTTCACACGGATGCGGATTCAAGCATCACATATAAATTCTTTACGGAAGAACTTGGATTCCGTATCAATGAGTGTATCGAAACAGAAGAAGGCAATATTTTAGCCGGTTGGATGAGTGTTACGCCATTAGTACATGATGTCGCTTTAGTGTCACATGAAAAACTGGAAACAACAGCGCGATTCCATCACATTTCCTATTGGCAGGACAATTCAGGTGATTTACTGCGTGCTGCAGATATTTGTAAGGAGCATGGCCTGCAGTTTATCGGACCGGGCAAACATAGTGTGTCACAAGCAATTTACTTATATGTGATGGATCCTGGAAGCGGTTGCAGAGTGGAATTATTTACAGGCGGTTATTTAATTTTCGAACCGGACTGGGAAACAGTTGTATGGCGTCCGGAAGAACGTGCATTTGGGAACACATATTGGGGAGACAGCATTACGGGAAATCCGCTAATTGTGCCAACGATTGATGCGACAGGTGTCAAAAAGACGAAAGCAGTTCCAGCATTAGAAGTATAG
- a CDS encoding alpha/beta hydrolase, whose translation MTVANEVTIKSGHVKTGKYTSFVNEAGSRTNETILFLHGSGPGVTSIANWSYALNDCGNDFHCLAPDLYGFADSDHPDVPLKNRQMWMDCWIEQVIELLDHYEIEKAHVVGNSLGCSIAQELLLEYPERFDRVVLMGPGGTPNTKLSLELARAKSFYDNPSKKRLQQIMGWFVYDQGAMQPIIDGLTDARYANAMREEVKRSNNSIFSTVAVPIPVVALNRIKHPILLVHGQNDKVCSIDSSYYLAEHLHNAQLHVFPQCGHWTQIEKKDSFNYLIQQFFSNKF comes from the coding sequence ATGACAGTAGCAAATGAAGTGACAATTAAATCAGGTCATGTGAAAACTGGAAAATATACATCGTTTGTCAATGAAGCAGGTTCAAGAACAAACGAGACGATTTTATTTTTACATGGTTCAGGTCCTGGCGTAACGTCAATAGCCAATTGGAGTTATGCATTAAATGACTGTGGAAATGATTTTCACTGTTTAGCACCTGACCTGTATGGCTTTGCGGATAGTGATCACCCGGATGTGCCACTGAAAAATCGTCAAATGTGGATGGATTGCTGGATTGAGCAAGTAATTGAGCTGCTGGATCACTATGAAATCGAAAAAGCACATGTAGTAGGGAATTCATTGGGTTGTTCGATTGCACAAGAATTGCTGCTGGAATATCCTGAACGCTTCGATCGTGTTGTATTGATGGGTCCGGGCGGAACACCTAATACAAAGCTAAGCCTGGAGCTGGCTCGTGCAAAATCGTTTTACGACAATCCTTCTAAAAAACGTCTTCAACAAATTATGGGCTGGTTCGTTTACGACCAAGGGGCGATGCAACCGATTATTGACGGGTTAACAGATGCACGTTATGCAAATGCCATGCGTGAAGAAGTAAAACGCTCGAACAACTCTATTTTTTCAACAGTTGCTGTGCCGATTCCGGTCGTGGCATTAAATCGAATTAAACATCCTATTTTATTGGTCCATGGTCAAAACGATAAAGTGTGCTCGATTGACTCAAGCTATTATCTTGCTGAACATCTACACAATGCCCAACTGCATGTGTTCCCTCAATGTGGCCACTGGACACAAATTGAGAAGAAAGATTCATTCAATTATTTGATTCAGCAATTCTTCAGCAATAAATTTTAG
- the tcuA gene encoding FAD-dependent tricarballylate dehydrogenase TcuA, with protein MLNEQADVVVVGAGNAALCAAISAAENGAKVTVLEISSEEEKGGNTTYTHGSIRFAFKNGEEVRQLLPDMTDEEFAVTDFGSYPSEQFFDDVCSMSNYRTDYELTSVMTDKSFETMQWLLDHNIKFIPIYGRQAYKIDGIFKFWGNMVIESVGGGKGLVDALHNEAKRLGVTIHYKTAAVDLVTEERKIKGIIVRHAGKERQIDCQAVVLASGGFHANVEMRTKYLGAGWDTVHTRGCKYNVGDGLRMAMQLGARTTGNWSGAHAVGGDRYLPDYKEGFQKLSYPFGIIVNNDGKRFIDEGFDFRNYTYAKLGREILKQPGQCAWQIFDAKTKPFLREEYEGRHVSKVSAPTLEQLAEKMDGININGFLQEVHAFNAAINRDAAFNPNILDGKATNGLDVPKSNWANPIEEGPFEAYAIGCGITFTYGGLKISKKAEVIHNDFTNIDGLYAAGEIVGGLYYDNYPGGAGLTSGAVLGRIAGEQAAKYSRQQITI; from the coding sequence ATGTTGAACGAACAAGCAGATGTCGTTGTAGTAGGTGCTGGAAATGCCGCATTATGTGCGGCAATTTCAGCAGCCGAAAATGGCGCAAAGGTAACTGTACTGGAAATCTCCTCCGAAGAAGAAAAAGGAGGCAATACGACTTATACACATGGTTCCATTCGTTTTGCTTTCAAAAATGGAGAAGAGGTTCGGCAGTTACTTCCGGATATGACGGATGAAGAATTTGCGGTGACGGATTTCGGAAGTTACCCAAGTGAGCAATTTTTTGACGACGTATGCAGTATGTCAAACTATCGCACAGATTACGAATTGACATCTGTCATGACCGATAAAAGTTTCGAAACGATGCAGTGGTTGCTGGACCACAACATTAAATTTATTCCTATCTATGGCCGTCAAGCATATAAAATAGATGGAATATTCAAATTTTGGGGCAATATGGTCATTGAATCAGTAGGTGGCGGAAAAGGCTTAGTTGATGCATTACATAATGAAGCCAAAAGGTTAGGCGTAACAATCCATTACAAAACAGCGGCTGTTGATTTAGTGACAGAGGAACGCAAAATAAAGGGCATCATAGTACGTCATGCTGGTAAAGAACGCCAGATTGACTGTCAGGCGGTCGTGTTGGCAAGTGGCGGTTTTCACGCAAATGTGGAAATGAGGACTAAATATTTAGGAGCAGGCTGGGATACAGTCCATACCCGCGGCTGTAAATATAACGTAGGGGACGGCTTGCGAATGGCCATGCAGCTTGGTGCACGTACGACAGGTAACTGGTCAGGTGCACATGCAGTCGGAGGCGATCGTTATTTACCGGATTATAAGGAAGGCTTCCAAAAGTTAAGCTATCCTTTTGGCATCATTGTAAATAATGACGGCAAACGCTTTATAGATGAAGGCTTTGATTTCCGGAATTATACGTACGCAAAATTGGGACGAGAAATATTGAAGCAGCCTGGCCAATGTGCATGGCAAATATTCGATGCAAAAACAAAACCATTCCTGCGAGAGGAATATGAAGGCCGTCACGTGTCGAAAGTGTCCGCGCCTACGCTTGAACAACTGGCGGAAAAGATGGACGGCATCAATATAAACGGGTTTTTACAGGAAGTGCACGCGTTTAATGCAGCAATCAACCGGGATGCAGCATTCAATCCGAATATATTGGACGGTAAAGCAACAAATGGTTTGGACGTTCCAAAATCCAACTGGGCGAACCCGATTGAAGAAGGTCCTTTTGAGGCGTATGCCATAGGGTGCGGTATTACATTTACGTATGGTGGATTGAAAATCTCGAAAAAGGCGGAAGTCATCCATAATGATTTCACCAATATAGATGGCTTATATGCAGCGGGAGAAATTGTCGGCGGACTTTATTACGACAATTATCCAGGTGGTGCCGGTCTAACTTCCGGCGCGGTGTTAGGCCGTATTGCAGGGGAACAGGCAGCAAAATACAGCCGACAACAAATTACGATTTAA
- a CDS encoding flavin reductase family protein, whose translation MDDRLFRNALGKFATGVTVITTEHDKQEHGMTANAFMSVSLEPKLVVISIGEKARCLSKIKESGIFGVNILAEDQQDYSMIFAGQKKDEVEVTFERLAGVPVLQGAIAQISCDVVSEYVEGDHTLFIGKVRDIKLEDSKEPLLFYAGKYRSLETITV comes from the coding sequence ATGGATGATCGTTTATTTCGAAATGCACTGGGCAAATTTGCGACAGGTGTAACAGTCATTACTACAGAGCACGACAAACAGGAGCACGGGATGACAGCTAATGCTTTCATGTCTGTTTCTTTAGAACCGAAGTTAGTAGTAATTTCAATCGGTGAAAAAGCACGATGCCTATCAAAAATTAAAGAGAGTGGCATTTTCGGTGTCAATATTTTAGCTGAAGATCAACAGGATTATTCGATGATATTTGCTGGTCAAAAGAAAGATGAGGTAGAGGTCACTTTTGAACGCTTAGCAGGAGTACCAGTACTACAAGGTGCCATCGCGCAAATTAGTTGTGATGTTGTATCGGAGTATGTCGAAGGAGATCACACATTATTTATCGGCAAAGTTCGTGACATTAAGTTGGAAGACTCAAAAGAACCGCTATTATTTTACGCGGGCAAATACCGTTCATTAGAAACAATTACTGTATAA
- a CDS encoding acyl-CoA dehydrogenase family protein: MGETVVSTLSVSEMLVENARQLVPKLREATLEIDKNSNIPIEIIEEMREKGLLKILRPKIFGGHETSMQNYFDVVTEISRGNPSAGWFTALSNIRDYMISYVYGEKALAEIFGPNRDNDVILAGNFKPIRIDIEKVEGGYFIKDAQWPFVSGAPYADWLYCGAPVDDGNGGVEMAILIVPREDVTVLDDWDVVGLRGSGSNSIVIKDVFVPDHRISLDRLAQQRHYMIDELKDKPLYRTPFVPSLTLSIAAPVLGTAIGGFEVHMERVNKAGIGNTFYNKMSDAALTHLQIAEIDMKLECARSLFENAIKILDDYSTSGKEFTQKVSIRIKAQYGYANQLCKEAYDLMLAGSGSVFAYNNNVFQAFYRDFITMHLHGFITPSSLLETHGRLMVDLEPNTYFA; the protein is encoded by the coding sequence ATGGGAGAAACTGTAGTAAGCACATTGTCTGTAAGCGAAATGCTAGTTGAAAACGCTCGCCAGCTCGTACCGAAATTACGTGAAGCAACACTGGAAATCGATAAAAATAGCAACATTCCGATTGAAATCATAGAAGAGATGCGTGAAAAAGGTTTATTGAAAATATTACGTCCAAAAATTTTCGGCGGCCATGAAACAAGTATGCAGAATTATTTTGACGTCGTGACTGAAATCAGTCGCGGAAATCCTTCTGCTGGGTGGTTCACAGCTTTAAGTAATATTCGTGATTACATGATCTCTTATGTATACGGTGAAAAAGCATTAGCTGAAATTTTCGGCCCAAACCGTGATAATGACGTTATTTTAGCAGGGAACTTTAAACCGATTCGTATTGATATCGAGAAGGTTGAAGGCGGTTACTTCATTAAAGATGCACAGTGGCCTTTCGTATCAGGTGCTCCTTATGCAGACTGGTTGTACTGTGGTGCACCGGTCGATGATGGCAATGGCGGAGTAGAAATGGCAATCTTAATCGTACCTCGCGAAGATGTCACGGTTTTGGATGACTGGGATGTAGTCGGATTAAGAGGATCCGGCAGTAACAGTATTGTCATTAAGGATGTATTCGTGCCAGACCACCGTATCTCATTGGACCGTTTAGCACAGCAACGCCATTATATGATTGATGAATTAAAAGATAAGCCGTTATACCGGACACCTTTTGTACCATCCCTGACATTGTCAATTGCAGCTCCAGTATTAGGTACGGCTATTGGCGGGTTTGAAGTCCACATGGAGCGTGTGAATAAGGCCGGAATCGGTAATACATTCTACAACAAAATGTCGGATGCGGCGCTGACACATTTACAAATAGCTGAAATTGATATGAAACTGGAGTGCGCAAGATCCTTATTTGAAAATGCCATTAAAATTTTGGACGATTATTCGACGAGCGGAAAAGAATTCACGCAAAAAGTAAGTATTCGCATTAAGGCCCAATACGGCTATGCCAACCAATTATGTAAGGAAGCATACGATCTAATGCTTGCGGGTTCAGGTTCTGTATTTGCTTACAATAACAACGTATTCCAAGCATTTTACCGCGACTTCATTACGATGCATTTACATGGATTCATTACACCGTCCAGCTTACTTGAAACACATGGACGTTTAATGGTGGATCTTGAGCCAAACACATATTTCGCATAA